A window of Miscanthus floridulus cultivar M001 chromosome 12, ASM1932011v1, whole genome shotgun sequence genomic DNA:
TTATACATCTCCTGATACTTAAAATGggtcttccatataggtactATGTTGGAGACTATAGATATTCTGTTGGAGACCCATTTTGGATTTAGGTGTCCTTTTGGAGACAGCCCAGAGAGTGTTGGATTCTTGGATCTGTCGAACCTGGGATCGATTTCTTCTATCTAGTAGGTACAGTGTtgttgcgcttgatgtggaattCAGTAGCAAATTATTGTTTACCCCCTTCTATGAATCAAAAAATTATGGAAAATAAATTCAGTACCAAATTCCATTCTCCTTTTATGATATTGCTAAGGATTATATGTAGCAAGTTCGTGCTTGGGATAAATAAGCACACCATCTTCTGGTTCgttgctgatttttttttttttttttttttttttttttttttttgttgttgtggtGGTTGACTTCACTGAAACTGAAAGTCTGCAGTATCATAACGTTCACTGTTGGGTCTTGGTCTTGCTAAGTTTGACTAGTTTCAGCAATCTGGCAGGATCATCCTGGTCCTCCTTGTCATGTTCGATGAAATTGCCGGGGTTCTCATTGACAAGTAATCACCAAACACAAATCTGAAACTCATGTTCCTGCACAAAAGTGACAGTGGTCTGACGATTTCCCCCCTGCCATTCCTGTCACAGGATTCCAATGTACTACGAGCTGAAGCTAGCCTTCCTCGTCtacttgtggtacccaaagacaaggGTATGTACTAGAAATACTCTGTCTGCAGTTCACCAATAAAAAGATGTACTTGCAAGCCGCTGATCAAATCTCTGAACTGAATGTTGTTGTGCTCTGAACCAGGGAACGGACATCGTGTACGAGACCTTCCTCCAGCCGCTGGTGATGCAGTACCAGCCCAACATCGAGGCCAGGCTACAGTACCTGCGTGCCAACGCCGGGGACATCCTCGTCTTCTACCTCAAGAACTTCACCGAGAGGGGCTACGACCTCTTCCTCCGGGTGCTCGACTACGTCCGGTCGCAGGCGTCCAGAGGGTCAAGAACACGGGTACCCACTACCTTCTTCACCAATTTGGCTATATGTTCTTCTCTTCTTCAGAGGTTAGTGCAAGTGTTGTGATTGTTGTTTCACGTGGTGCAGAGATTCTTCTCGTTCCGAGGGGAACGGGCGGAGAGGCCAAGCTTCGCCGATGACTATGCCACTGGCGGCGACCGAACTGACGGGGGAAGGCACCGCCGGCCACGAGGTGGCTACTAGTAGACCAAGTAGTCACTGGATGTATAGGATGTGCACAGAAACAGAAACGATTACTCGTATAGGCTTAGGTAGGATCAAATCAAGCAAACCATTGTGAACCAGATTGATATGAACACAGGTGGCTTACGGACAAAACTTGTAGGATTCTATCTTTTCAAGGTTAGGAAACCTTTGATTATTTGAGCAAGTATATTTACCATCTGACATTCTGGTCTCAATGAGCTCATTGTTAGCAATTATGCCATTAAACAAATCAGAATATCTGTTAATTGTAATTTGTAACATGCCATATTGAACGGAAGAAACTTTGGAAGTTCTGCAGAAAATTTCAAACACTAAATCCTCAAAAGGACTTGCGAGAAAAGTTCACTTCTCAAACtttaaaaataccaacaagcCAACGTGAGCCCCATCATTGACAAAGGCATAACTGTAACATGCCAACTCACTATAACTGTGTTAGTAATAGCTGAACATAGTGAAATGATATGTTTCCTATCTACAGTAAGTATCCAAAAAAGCAACCTACTCCTTGGAACAGAATGGTGATCCTTCAAGACGGTCATGACTCACTTAAAATTGATCTCACTCAGAGCCCACATCAACACCCTTCTTTGCTAAGAAATCCTTTGCCTCCACAATATCCTGCATAATATGTTAATCTTAGACGTAGAATAAACCGAGGTATGGTCATACAGCCAAAACAAAAATCAtttagcaattagcatggatttctTTGTCATGATCTGTATGAAGATCCATGAGATGTACTGCAAAGACAGCTCAAGAAGTTTCCAAGGTTCCTCAGTTTAGTCATGGATAGATTAAGAAAAGAAACTTAGTACTTAGGACTAAAATAGCTAACCTGTTGCAGTAGTACAGCTTCTTGAGGACAAGTTGGGAAGAACATAAGTCCATATCCAACCATAAAAAGGCCGTAGCATCCAAGAGCCACTACCAAGTAGATGGGAAGCTGAAACAGGAACAACCAAATTCATAAACAAACTACTAATCGCCTTTCACTAATTTTTTAAAGATATTTACTAGCAAAAATCAGTGACGCTGACCAGCCAAGTATAACTTCGAGGAACAGTTGAGGATTCAAGCAGAGCAATCCAGATGACTGAGATTGCTACCAGTATTGCAGCAATCTTGAATATGTGCTTCATTTGGGGATGAGGTGCTTTCCTGtcttaaaagaaaaaataaataaaaggatGACAAACAAAACATAGCTGATACGATTACTTATTCCTAACAAACAAGCCGTTACACAGCTTAATTATGTTCATGCTGCTGCTGGTGGGTTTAGTTGCACATGGTACT
This region includes:
- the LOC136496624 gene encoding putative HVA22-like protein g isoform X1, with the translated sequence MSTELLTKFLTLLFGYAMPALECFKAIEQRPGRADQLRFWCEYWIILVLLVMFDEIAGVLIDKIPMYYELKLAFLVYLWYPKTRGTDIVYETFLQPLVMQYQPNIEARLQYLRANAGDILVFYLKNFTERGYDLFLRVLDYVRSQASRGSRTRRFFSFRGERAERPSFADDYATGGDRTDGGRHRRPRGGY
- the LOC136496624 gene encoding HVA22-like protein j isoform X2; the protein is MSTELLTKFLTLLFGYAMPALECFKAIEQRPGRADQLRFWCEYWIPMYYELKLAFLVYLWYPKTRGTDIVYETFLQPLVMQYQPNIEARLQYLRANAGDILVFYLKNFTERGYDLFLRVLDYVRSQASRGSRTRRFFSFRGERAERPSFADDYATGGDRTDGGRHRRPRGGY
- the LOC136496626 gene encoding dolichol-phosphate mannose synthase subunit 3-like isoform X2 — its product is MKHIFKIAAILVAISVIWIALLESSTVPRSYTWLLPIYLVVALGCYGLFMVGYGLMFFPTCPQEAVLLQQDIVEAKDFLAKKGVDVGSE
- the LOC136496626 gene encoding dolichol-phosphate mannose synthase subunit 3-like isoform X1 — encoded protein: MFSCCSKKRKAPHPQMKHIFKIAAILVAISVIWIALLESSTVPRSYTWLLPIYLVVALGCYGLFMVGYGLMFFPTCPQEAVLLQQDIVEAKDFLAKKGVDVGSE